The Spirosoma radiotolerans genome has a window encoding:
- a CDS encoding Gfo/Idh/MocA family protein: MQANRRTFIKSLSAASAVIATEGIARPFGAPAYIPNLMKVSPNDKIRFATIGMGVQGNFDTQAALRNPDVELVGVADLYNGRLEHAKTAYGKDKELFTTRDYREVLARPDVDAVLVVTPDHWHDHITIAALNAGKHVYCEKPMVQHLNEGKAVINAWKKSGKTMQVGSQRISSAAFQEAKRLVEAGDIGQINYIESNNDRFNAIGAWQYSIPPDASPQTLDWDRFLGDAPKRPFDEKRFFRWRNYKDYGTGVAGDLFIHLITGVHFVTNTMGPTRIYSSGNLAYWKDGRDVPDIMACIMDYPKTDQHEAFQMVLRVNFANAGKINDVTRIIGNEGQIEFSENNLIMTKKKLPVAPGYGGYDSFFTFTEPVQQEFVKKYDATYPPETRKSEPVKEVKFEAPKNDDAHAKHFGDFFDNVRKGSQGTVEDPVFGFRAAAPVLACNESYFEQKIVHWDPVTMTQQNPTGKSGTSTAPAKKKTLASTKTSSKKS, encoded by the coding sequence ATGCAAGCCAATAGACGAACCTTTATAAAAAGCTTGTCGGCCGCATCGGCAGTAATCGCCACGGAAGGTATTGCCAGGCCATTTGGTGCCCCCGCCTACATCCCGAATCTGATGAAGGTTAGCCCGAACGACAAAATTCGCTTTGCCACCATTGGCATGGGCGTTCAGGGTAATTTCGACACGCAGGCTGCCTTGCGCAATCCGGACGTAGAACTGGTGGGTGTTGCCGACCTGTACAACGGCCGGCTCGAACACGCCAAAACGGCTTACGGCAAAGACAAGGAACTGTTCACGACCCGCGACTACCGCGAAGTGCTGGCTCGGCCGGATGTCGACGCCGTACTCGTCGTAACGCCGGATCACTGGCACGATCACATTACCATTGCAGCTCTCAATGCCGGGAAGCACGTGTATTGCGAGAAGCCGATGGTGCAGCACCTGAACGAAGGGAAAGCCGTTATCAATGCCTGGAAAAAGTCGGGCAAAACGATGCAGGTAGGTAGTCAGCGCATCAGTAGCGCGGCTTTCCAGGAAGCCAAGCGACTGGTCGAAGCAGGTGATATTGGCCAGATCAACTACATCGAATCCAACAACGACCGCTTCAACGCCATTGGCGCGTGGCAATACTCTATTCCACCCGATGCCTCCCCCCAAACCCTCGACTGGGATCGGTTTTTGGGCGACGCGCCCAAGCGGCCATTTGATGAAAAACGGTTCTTTCGGTGGAGAAACTACAAAGATTACGGCACGGGCGTAGCAGGCGACCTATTTATTCACCTGATTACCGGCGTCCATTTCGTCACGAACACGATGGGGCCAACCCGCATCTACTCGTCGGGGAATCTGGCCTATTGGAAAGATGGCCGCGACGTTCCCGATATCATGGCCTGCATCATGGATTACCCCAAAACAGATCAGCATGAAGCCTTTCAGATGGTGCTCCGGGTTAATTTTGCCAATGCCGGAAAGATCAACGATGTAACCCGGATTATTGGCAACGAAGGGCAGATCGAGTTCTCGGAAAACAACCTGATCATGACCAAGAAGAAACTTCCCGTTGCACCCGGCTATGGCGGCTACGATAGCTTCTTTACGTTCACGGAGCCGGTTCAGCAGGAGTTTGTCAAGAAATATGATGCAACTTACCCACCCGAAACACGCAAGTCGGAACCGGTGAAGGAAGTGAAATTTGAAGCCCCCAAGAACGACGATGCCCACGCCAAGCACTTCGGCGATTTCTTCGATAATGTCCGCAAAGGGAGTCAGGGAACGGTGGAGGACCCCGTATTTGGTTTCCGGGCAGCCGCGCCGGTTTTGGCCTGCAACGAAAGCTACTTTGAGCAAAAGATAGTGCATTGGGACCCGGTTACCATGACGCAGCAAAACCCAACCGGCAAATCAGGAACCAGCACCGCACCGGCAAAGAAAAAGACGCTGGCTTCGACAAAAACCTCGTCCAAGAAGTCCTAG
- a CDS encoding sugar phosphate isomerase/epimerase family protein produces MNSLSRRRFLQSSAVLAGSTLVTPVTSFGKAAPKPLRLGGPVFLKSDDPNELAREHRRLQYSAAYVPAVDLKDTAKLSAIRKAFTDQNVIIAEVGAWVNMLDQDAEKRRKNLAYVTDRLALAEAVGARVCVNIGGSYSTTHWDGPDARDISTDYFEATVENCRKVIDAVKPKQAKFALEMMGWSLPDGPDSYLKFIKAIDRPAFGAHVDMANIINSPSRFFSNAALMDEVFRKLGRWIVSAHAKDIAPKDGHFMETMPGRGNLDYAAYLRNVTSLPQEVPLMLEHLRTAEEYDEARQFVIRKATESQIPLA; encoded by the coding sequence ATGAACTCCCTCTCCCGTCGCCGTTTTTTACAGTCATCAGCCGTTTTGGCCGGTAGTACGCTGGTCACGCCCGTTACTTCATTCGGCAAAGCTGCGCCGAAGCCACTTCGGTTGGGTGGGCCTGTTTTCCTAAAAAGTGATGACCCCAATGAACTCGCCCGAGAACACCGACGCCTACAGTACAGCGCGGCCTATGTTCCGGCGGTTGACCTGAAAGATACCGCTAAACTCTCGGCTATCCGCAAGGCATTTACCGACCAGAATGTGATCATTGCCGAAGTCGGTGCCTGGGTGAATATGCTGGATCAGGATGCCGAAAAGCGTCGTAAAAATCTGGCTTATGTAACGGATCGGCTGGCCCTGGCCGAAGCCGTTGGCGCCCGGGTTTGTGTCAATATCGGTGGTTCCTACAGTACCACTCACTGGGACGGCCCCGATGCGCGGGACATCAGTACCGATTATTTTGAGGCCACGGTCGAAAATTGCCGAAAGGTGATTGATGCCGTAAAACCCAAACAGGCCAAGTTTGCGCTCGAAATGATGGGCTGGAGTTTACCCGACGGCCCCGACTCGTACCTTAAGTTTATCAAAGCCATTGACCGTCCTGCGTTTGGCGCTCATGTTGACATGGCGAATATCATTAACAGCCCCTCGCGATTTTTTAGCAATGCAGCCCTGATGGACGAGGTTTTTCGAAAGCTGGGCCGCTGGATTGTGTCGGCGCATGCCAAAGATATTGCGCCCAAAGACGGCCATTTTATGGAAACCATGCCGGGTCGGGGTAATCTGGATTATGCGGCTTATCTCCGCAATGTTACGTCGCTGCCACAGGAAGTTCCGCTGATGCTGGAGCATTTACGCACCGCCGAAGAGTACGATGAAGCCCGCCAGTTTGTGATCCGGAAAGCAACGGAAAGCCAGATTCCACTGGCCTGA